The DNA segment ACGGTACATCGCCTTCCTGGAGCAATGCTACGGCAAGGACTCGGACTTTGGAACGCAGGAAAAAGAAAAGAGAGGAGTATCCGGATGATACGTGAAATTACAGAAAGGCGGAGTATCCGCCGGTTTAAAGAGACGCAGGTTCCAAGAACCATGCTGGAAGAAATTATAAAGGCCGGCATGCTGGCGCCGTCCTCAAAAAACAGGCAGCCGTGGAAATTCATTGTCACAGCAGGAAGTGAAAAAGCAAAGGCCCTTCAGGCCATGGAGACCGGGCTTCTCAGGGAAAAAGAAGTGCCTCTTCTCCCAGGGAGCGCCATGCATCTGCGCGGAGCGGAACAGACCTTAAAAATCATGAGACAGGCGCCTGTCGTGATTTTCATTGTAAATCCGCTGGCTCTGCCCCTTGACCGCCCCCTGAATGCAGAAGACCATATTTCTGAAATCTGCAATGCCCAGTCCGCAGGCGCTGCCATCGAAAACATGTCCCTGGCCGCCGTGAATCTTGGACTCGGGAGCCTCTGGATCTGCGATACCTATTTTGCCCATGAAGAGCTTCTCGCCTGGCTCGGGGAAACCGGCGGGCTGTTTGCCGCCTTTGCCGTGGGATATGCCGACGAGGCGCCGGCCGCCAGGCCGCGGAAAGCTCTCGAAGAAACCGTTGTCTGGCGCATATAGGACGTCAAAATTCCATATGCCAGCTCCCCCCGCCGGCCAGGTGTGCCTGCGGGGGGATTTCTTTTTAATGCTTATTTATTTCTGAGGCTGAGGAATCGGAACTTCTTTCGGGATCGGGCAGTTGTAGGTCTTGCCTTTCATGTTCGCATCGAATTCCTCTTTGGCCTTTTTCACCAGCTCCGGCTCCTCTGCCAGTCTGACAGCCGTCGCCGCCAGAACCTTGGCGCCGTATAACATTCCTTTTTCACCGATGCCCATGCCGGCGCAGGAAGTGATCTGCCAGCTGTGGCCCGGGGCAGCCAGGTTGCAGGTGGCCGTATTCACCATGATTCCGGGTACGATATGTTCCACATCGCCCACGTCGGTGGAGCCGTATCCGTTGCGGTGCGTCACCGGCGACACCGCCGAATGGATGGCCGGGCCTTCTAACTCCCCGGCGTCCTTCATCTTCTGGTATCTCGGGCTTGCCAGATTCAGCTTTTCGGCAAATTCCAGCTCTTCCTTCGTCCACTTGGGGCTTTCGATATTTTCCATGCAGTCATGGGCCACCTGCGCCAGGACTTCGTTGTCCAGCGTGTTGTAGCAGCCGCCTAAAAATTCGATTTCAAGCTGGGTCTCGGTCATATGGGCTGCGCCCTCCGCCACAAGCACAAGGCGGCGGTATGCGTCGTCGATGGCCTCGCGGCTCTGGGCGCGCACATAATACCATACGCTGGCGTTGTCCGGCACGATGTTGGGAGCCACGCCGCCCTCTTTGATGACGTAATGGATCCGCACGTCGCTTGTCACATGTTCCCGCAGGTAGTTGGCGCCTACGTTCATTAGCTCCACAGCGTCCAGGGCGGAACGTCCGTTGTGGGGATCTCCGCCTGCATGAGCCGTGATGCCTTTAAAGTGGAAAATGGCGCTGTTTAAGCCGTTGGAGCAGCCCACATTTACTTCGTTCCTCGTGCCGCCGTGCCAGGCCAGTGCCACATCCAGATCCTTAAAAGCCCCGTTTCTCGCCATGAAGGTCTTTCCTGTCAGGGCTTCCTCCGCCGGGCAGCCGTAAAAGACAACCGTTCCCTCCATCCCGCGCTCTTCCAACTCGGCCTTCATTCCCAGTGCGCCGCCAAGGCAGGCAACGCCTAAGAGGTTGTGGCCGCAGCCCTGTCCGGGCGCGCCGTATTCGACGGGATCTTTTTCCGTGCTCACTTTCTGGCTCAGGCCGGGCAGGGCGTCATATTCGCCTAAGAAGCCGATAACCGGATGGCCCTTTCCCCAGACGGCGCGGATGGCCGTTGGCAGACCGGCATAGCCTACTTCCACTTCAAAGCCAAGGCTTTTTAGCACCTCGGCCGTCCACTGGCAGGCCTTTACCTCATTGTAGGCGATCTCCGGGTACTCCCAGATCTTTTTTGCCAGATCGGTGAGCAGCTTCTCGTTTTTTTCAATGGCTTTTACAGCGATTGTCTCCAGCATGGATATTCCTTCTTTCTTTTGGATTTTAATAAAGATTGCTCTAATTGATGCTGCTTTTATTATAATCCATCCAAAATTTCTTTGCAACAGCAATATTTTCTGTATATTTTACATAATATTTTTTTCTCTTTTCAGAGCGCAGAAGACGCAGGCCGGGACAAACGTCATGCCCTTCCTGCGTCTTTTGTACCTTATTCGTAATGGCAGTTTCCAAGATAATGGATCGCTGTATTCTGGTTGAATTCAAAGCCCTTTAAATCAGCACGCCGTCCAACCATGTCGCTCTTATAATAAAGCGGCACCCATGGGCAGAGTTCCTTTAAGTAGGCCTGGATGTCCTTATATTCCTGAAGACGTTTTTCGTTGTCTGTCTGAACGCTGGCCGCATCGATCATGGCGTCCAGAGTTTCGTCCTGAAGGAACGCGCGGTTTCCGCCGATTCCGCAGTTTTTCGAGTGGAACAGCGGCGTTGTGCTGTATTCCGGATCACACGTCGTATTCGTCCAGCCAAGAATCAGCATGTCATGTTCCCCGGCGTTGATGGAATCCTGGAACGCGCCCCATTCATAGACATTGATGTCCACGTCGATGCCGGCTTCTTTCAGCTGCGCCTGCACCACCTGGGCGGAACGGTTCCGCACATCGCCGGAAACGTAGATCTTTAAGGAAAGCCCGTCTCCGTAACCGGCCTCAGCCAACAGTTCTTTTGCCTTTTCCACATCCTGCGGATACGGTTCAAGCTCCTCGTTCCAGCCCGGAATCGTCTTGGCAATAAAGGAGTTGGCAACTTCCCCGCGACCTTCCACGATGGTGTCCACAAATTCCTGGCGGTTGAGGGCGTAGGCAATGGCCTGGCGCACCCGCACATCGCTTAAGGCTTCCTTCTGTGTGTTGAGTGCAAGGTACTCCACCGACGAAGACGGGTGGCTCTCAAGCATCAGATCCGGGTTCGACTCGATGTTCACGGCATCCGTCGGATCCACGTTAATCGTCAGGTCGATTTCTCCCGTCTCAAGGGCGATGCATCTGGCGCTTCCTTCCGGGATAATCCGCATTGTGATGGACGCCGCCTCTGCCGGCCCATCAAAATAGTCGTCAAACCGCTCCAACGTCCAGTGGTCGTTGGGAACCCATTCTTTGAACTTAAACGGGCCTGTGCCCACCGGGTTCTCGCCGTAGCTCTCTCCGGCCTCGGTAACAGCCTTTTCCGAGAGGATCTTCATGCTTGTGTCGTTTAGGATATATAGAAGCGACGGGTACGGCTTATTCAGATGGACTGTCAGGTCGTAATCGCCTTCCACGGTAACGTGGTCGATGGCCGAAGCATTGGACATGGCCTTTGGCATGGTCTTGCACCGCTCCAGCGTAAATTTCACGTCGCTGGCTTTTAATTCTTCGCCGTTGTGGAATTTGACGCCTTCCCGCAGCTTAAATTTATAAGTCACGTCATCCACCATCTCAAAGCTTTCGGCCAGGTCGCCGACAACCTCTTTGTTTTCGTCAATTTTCGTCAGGCCGTTGTAAATATGCTTGTTTAAAATAGCCGACGGGGAATCCACGCCGGCCGCAGGATCCATGGACTGAATATCGCTGCTGTTGGCGGCGATGATATCGCGCCTTCCGTCTCCTGCCTGGGCGGCCTCTTTTGCCGTCTCCCCGGCCGTCTGTTCCGCCGTCCCGGAGCCTGCCGTTTCGGCTGCCGCTTCCGTACCATTATCCTGCTGTACCCCCGAACCGCAGGCCGACAGAAGCATGGATGCCGCCAGGAAAAGTGCGGCGGCTGTTCTTCTCTTTCTCATAGTAAATCCCTCCCAATACGGAAATTTTTAAAGCCTTTTGACTGGCTGAATGAAATTCATGCCCCCTTTCTGCCTTTCTTTTTTACAAAATTATACTCCCGTTTTTGCTAATTGTCAAATTAAATTATCTTTTATGATAGTATAATATAAATAAAAAATTTTTTATTATCTTTTAAAATAATGTAATTGCGCGGCGGTGCCTGTATAGTATAGAAAAAAGGAGGGACACATGATTGGAGACAGAATAAAAGAGCTGAGAGCCAGAAACGGGCTCACCCAGGCCGACCTCTCCAGGCGGCTCCAGATTTCCCGTTCCGCCGTCAATGCATGGGAAATGGGCATCAGTGTCCCGTCAACCCAGTATGTCGTCGAGCTGGCCTCGCTGTTCCGCGTGACGACGGATTTCCTTCTGGATCGGACATCGGAGGAGACGCTTGATATCTCAGAACTGAATGAGGGGGAAAAGGAACTTCTGACAAGAATGCTCCAGTATTTTTCGGCTCACCGCTATACCGTCGGCCTGCTGGAAAGACACGGAATCAAACCGGAGGAGGAAGAGCTGGAAGGGCTGCATGCCCCGCTTCTTTCTTATTATAAAGGGCTTAAGGATCTGGAGAAAAAGGGAGAATAAAAAGGGCTTCTGCATGGATTGTGATGGATCTGTGCAGAAGCTTTTTTTGTTTTTGAGGTTTCAGCGGAGATTGTGGGATGCTGTTTGGTTTGTTTTGGGGTGATTTTCATATGAAAATATTGAAATTTTCTGAAATACCCCCCCCCCGGTACTTATTGACTAACTTTTTCGTCGGTATTATAATGAACTTGTGCAAATTGCCCGATTTGTGCAATACATATCAATATAAAAGGAGGTTGAGTATGAAACGAAGTTTAACCGCGGCAGCGGCGGTGTTTTTGTCCCTTAATATGGCATTTAGCGCTGTTGCCGCAACGAAGCTGGGAACGCCGCAGGAAGTGCGGTGGAAAGAGGGCGAAGAGGCGATGATGCAGTGGAAGCGCGTGGAGGAAGCCGGTGGGAGATATTCGGTAGAAGTTTATCTTGAGGATCAGTTATATTACTCCGATACCTACCAGTATTCTGCTACTTTTAAGCCGGAATACCATGAAAACAATAGTTTTCTCATACGTCTGACAGATGATGGAAGCTACAAATTCCGTGTCATGGCCCGTGGAGACAATGTTGAAACTCTGGACAGCGAATGGTCTGACTTTTCCGAGACCTGGGACTACATACGCCCCGAATCTCCTCTCGGCGTCGCCACAAATTTGAGGTGGGAAGAAACAACTGCCTGCTGGAATGCCCCGGCCGAGAATGCCGAATATGTGAAAGGCTATAATTATGGTCTCTATGCCGACGGAGATAGGATCACCGGCGGTAACTGTACCCCGCAGCTAAGCTACGACTTTTCAAGGTACATTACGGATCCGGACGTCGAATACACGTTCTCCGTCCGCGTCATCAGCAATACGCCTTCCAAGTTTTACCATGGTGAAACAATCTTCTGTGAAACTCCCTACGGTGCGGATGCAGAAAATAAGCTCATTTCAGACCAGCTTGACGCCATTCTAGAGAGCGAGGAAGCCATCCTCAACGCGCCTGATACCTTATCTTCCAATTTAAAGAAGGTTCAGGTTGCTATGCAGTCGGATGCCGATGTCCTCGATAAAATTGCGGAGCTGGAAGCTGCCTACACCGAACAGAAGGGCATTGCGGTGGGCACGCAGATCAGCTCTGATGTCGATATGAACGAGGACGATATCAAGGTTGTCGGCGCGGGACTCAATGCCGCAGAAAACAGCGATGCTGTCACCTTTAACGTGTCCAAGCCGAAAAAAGAGGTCGTTGTCGACCATACGGCGTACCGCAATGCCGTCCAGGTGGATCTTTCCCTGAAAGGTGCGGCCGGGACGTTAAAAGTGCCGGTTCAGATTACGCTCCCGATTCCTGCCGGCATCAATCCGGATTTCTTCCAGATTCTTCACTATCATGCCGACGGGACTTACGATGTGATCTTCCCGCTTACTAAAAACAGCGACAACACGGTCACATTCACCGTCACCAGCTTCAGCACGTTTGTTCTCGCTGAGGAAGGCGCTGACCCTGCATTTATTGCAACACCGTCCAATGCCACCGAGTTCAAAGACCTGGCTGACACCCTTCCGGCGGCGGATGAAATCGAAGACTCCGAGCTGGCCGCTTTAACCATGGCAAAGCTTCGGGCTTCTATTTTAAATAAAGATGTGAAAGCCAGCGATCTCGATGCAGAAATGGTGGAAAAGCTGGATGCCATCGTCGAGGAACTGGCACGTTTCGATGAGGAATTTGCCGTTAATGTGGAAATGGATGATTTTGTAGCCGATGTGACCGGCGCGCACCTTCTGGCTTATGTGGCAGGAAAGGGGAAAGCCGAAACGATTACCCTGTTCCATACCAGCCTTGCGACGGCCAGCAACGCCACGAAGCTGAAATTTGAGCTTTCCGGCAAGCTTACCATGGCGGACGGCTCTGAGGACACCATCTCCACACTTAAGACTCCGCTTCTTATTTCCATTGCTGCTCCGGAAGAATACGACGAGGTTCACAAGACTTCCGACAAGCTTTCCGGCGACGGAATCGAGCAGGGCCCGGTGGACTATGAAGACGGCCTCATTACTTTCTTTACCACAAAGCTCGGAACCGTTTATGTCAAAGGTTCCTCGTCGGAATCCGGCGGCGATTCTTCCGATGACAAGCCCTCCGACGCCGGTGACTCCTCTGACGACAAGCCGTCTTCCGGCGGTGATAACTCCGATGACAAACCGTCCGGCGGCGATGACTCCTCTGACGACAAGCCGTCTTCCGGTGACGGCTCCTCCGATGACAAACCGTCCTCCGGCGGCAGCTCCTCCAGAAGAAGCGGCCCGCGCTCCGGCATCGTAAAGGAGAGCGACCTCCCGAAGTCCCCGGCCGGCGGTTCCTGGAAGCTTGCGGACGGAATGTATTCCTACTATTACAGTGACGGCACGCGCGCCGAAAACGTATGGCTGGAAATTGGCTCCGTCTGGTACTACTTCGGAAAAGACGGAATCATGGCGACCGGATGGCTCAAGGACAACGGAAACTATTTCTATCTGGATCCCGCAACCGGCGCTATGGCAACGGGTTGGAGAGAAATCGACGGCACCTGGTACTACTTCAACGAGGCGGGCAATGGCTTTAAGGGCATGATGCTCGCTGACACTGTTGTTGATGGGTATCAGCTTGACGAAAGCGGCGCCTGGGTTTCCTAAAATGCTGGCAAAATCCCCTGTCCCCTGAAATTGAACTGCTTCCCGTCAAGTAGACAATCAAAAAAATATAATTTTTTTCTGCCAGTAGGTATCACCTGCTGGCAGATTTTTACGCTGCCTGTAAATATTTTTCGTGTTTCTCCATTGGTGTTACTATACCAAGCTTCCTCTGCAAACGTCTGTTGTTATAGTAATTGATATATTTCTCTATCATGACCACCAGTGATTCTCTGTCCATAAATCGTTTACCATAATAACGCTCCCGTTTTAGAATTCCCCAGAATCCTTCCATTGGTCCATTATCGATACACTTTGCTACTCTGGACATGCTCTGCATCATCCCTGCTGCTTCAAGTTTTGCATGAAAGGCTCTATTGGTGTATTGAAAGCCTCTGTCACTGTGAAACATTGGATGTGCATCAGGATTATCTTTGACTGCATCATCAAAGGTATCAAACACTAATGCATTACTATTACTGTCTCCAATACGGTAGGATACGATTCTTCGGTCATACAGGTCAAGAATTGCACTTAAATATACCTTGTGCTTTTCATTTCCGATATAGTAATGAAATTCCGTTACATCGGTCAACCACTTTTCATTCGGAGCTTCTGCCGTAAATTCACGATTCAGGATATTTTCGGCTATGTACTGTGGATTTGCAGCCTGTCTTGTACAGCTATCGTTTGCATATTTAATGGTGGATTTGATACCAAGTTTCCGGCAGATGCGCAAAACACGTTTATCATTTACATCAATGTCATGGTAACGCTCCAACTCATCACGGATTCTGCGATAACCCTTATCAGGTGATTCTATGTGGATTTTTTCTATCAGTTCCGCAATTTTTCGGTTTTCCTGTTCATTCTCTGACATTTCATGGTTCAGCCATTTGTAATAAGCCGCCCTTGAAACACCGCCAATCTTACAAAGCTCCTGTATCGGATAATCGTGTTCTTTCTGTTCTTCTTTGACAGCCTGATAGATATGCTCGTGGCGGATCAGGCTCAGCCCCGCCTCCTTTCGATTTCCTCTAATTTTTTTAAGAATGATAACTCCATTTCTGCACGTTGCCGTTTGGCTTTTTCCAGTTTCAACTCCGCTTGAAGCTTTTCCACCTCTGTAAGAGAATCTTCCGATTTTCTTTTGCCGCGGTTATCCTGTAATGCAGGAACTCCGCCTGTTTCGTATTTGATAGTGTAATTTCGTGCCTGCTGATAGGACACCTTAAAGTTTTCTGATGTTTCAGCATAGTTATGGCCATGGGAAATGCAGTAGGATGCAATTTCCACTCTTTCTTCAAACGTTGTTTTTCTTCCTTTGGTCATAAGACTACATCCTCCTGTTCTGGAAGCCTTCAGTTCCTTATGACCATTATACAGCGCAATCCATTGCCTGAGTGTACGAGTACTGGAAATTTTATATTTTTTACAAATATCACGTAGTGAACCAAGACCAGAAAGATACTCTTGTACGGCAATCTCTTTCTCGGCAGAAGTTCTTTTGGTCCATCCTTTGTTGTAAAAGGTTTCTGAACCCATAGACTGATAATTACGAATCCATTCTTCTAAAGTAGTAGGATGAATTCCTTCGCCTGTTGATACAGATGTAATACTATGTTTAGCTTCCAAAATAAGCTTTACCATTCGTAATTTATCTTCAGCAGAATATTTACGCATAAGAAATGCTCCCTCCTTGATAAACAGTTTTATTATTTCAACTGTCTACCTAGAAGGGAGCATATCAAATTCTCAGTGGGACGGGGGATTTTTCTGTGATCTAAAAGATCCAGCAGCTTTAATATCGTTCCCTCACGGATTTTCCTCAATTCCTTTCAACAGATCCATTGCAAATACTAATTGCGAATCAATCTCATTAAGAAAATCATCATACTTCTGCTCTACATAATAGGATGCTTTAACTCCATGATTATTGATTTCCTCCCCCTCCGGCGTCAGCGGATGATTGATAGAAAATCCCCAAGTCCATCCATTTCCCAAATCTACGGGCAGCACCATTCCCGTACCCCCGCTCGTTCTGGTGCCTACAAGCGGGATTCCGGCAGACTTTAATGATGCTGCACAGTTGTCTATTGCAGATCCTGTCGTATGGCTGATCAGCACAGCAGCCGGTACTTCCTTTCTCTTCTTTTCTATCCTGTTCCTGTCCAAATCATAGATGTATTCGCCTGGCTGATTTAAAACAGTATTCAAAAATTCTGCATACTGCTCTGATGTAAGCTGAAATCGCTTTCTATCCATCTGAAATCCCCGTTCCCACCAGCTTTCTCCTTCCGCGTCCGGGTTTCCTTTATAAAGTGAAATGTCACAGCCTGCTGTAATGGTCGTCTTAAATTTTCCCGGAGGCAGTTCTTTGTTTACAATGCTTCCTAATATGCTGTTTCCTATTCCTGCATTCCCTCCTGTTGAGAAACGCAAATCAACAATGACTCCTCTTCCTCTCTCCATTCTGCCTATCACTTCATTTTCATATTCCCTCAGCTTTTCCTCATTTAAAGCGCCTTTCACATTCAAATATACCAAATCGTTTTCTAACTTGTATAATTCAAATGCCTCGGATACATACACTTGTTCTTTATATGGTATGTTCCTTTCTAATCGAAAGACCGAATTACTGCTGTAAAATTTCTGGCGTTTTATAGTGCTTTCTATTATACGGCTACTATCGTAAAACTCTAATTTCAGCTTTTCTCCGATCTCTCCCTTATAAATGAATAGTTCTGCCAGTTTTTGCTGTCTCGCCAACTCCGTCTGAAGCCCTATACGTGTTCCAAATACTTCTTCCAGATATTCCTCCGTATCCTGTCCATTGATTTGATAGAGAACCGCTCCCAATGGCGCCTTATTGCCGTCCTGTGTAATATCTACCACATATTGATCTTCAATATATTGCACATGAAAGGGCAGTCTTCCAAACTCAACCGTTTCCGGAGCCGACAGCAAAATGTCCGCATGATTATCTTTTAATTTGGCAGTAAATTCCTGCAAAACGCAATAGTATTCGTATGCAGTACCTGCCTGAAGGGCCCTGTCGCACGCATATTGATATTCGGCATCCCAGTCTAGCCCGTCATCTGTCTGATCCCAAAACGCGTAGTATTCCGATGCATTCTTCCAAATTTGCGATAATGCGTATATTCTGTCTGCCGCATCAGGGAGAGCTTTTCTTTTCTCATAGAATGCACTCACATAAATCATACCCATCAGCAACACGCAGAATAGGATACATTTACTCCACTTTTTCACTGTCTAAATCCCCCCATTTGTCAATATCCAATATTTTCAACAAGAATATCATATTACTTACTGATTTTCTGGCAAATGACAAATTTGGTTCATTTTTTGACGATTTTTGCATGGCTCTATGTATTTTTAAATAATGCTCTCCACTCGATACACCTTCTCAAATTTCTCTATCCGCATAACTCCGCAGTTTTCTTCCACAAGCCTCTGTACATTTTTCAAACCATATCCATAAACCGTTTCAGGCATTTTCTCCTCATCTATTCCCGCAGCGATGCTATTTTCAATTTTAATAAAACTTTTTTCCTCGTTTATCCGATACATGCAAATCTTTATCCACTTTTCCTTATCCGCTTTTTCTGCTGCCTCTAAGGCATTATCTATCAGGTTTGAAAGGATTCCTATCAGTGAAAAATCGCTCATTCTTTCTAAATCAAATCCCGCTTCAACGAAAACTTCGTAATCTATCTGCTTTTCATCCGCCGTTTTTTTCTTTTCATTTAAAATAGAATTCAGTACAGGCCGTGCACAGTATAGGTACTGCTCCGTTCCTAAAATCCGTTCCTTTATCTCGTCTATTAGAGAAACGGCGGATTCTCCACCCATTTTCTTATCGCCCTTTGCGTCCGCTTCCATGGCTGTAAGAACATTTAAATACCTTGTTATATCATGCGTCAGTCCTTTAAATTCATGATAAATTTGTTCCAACCGCTGAAAATGCCTCTGTTCCAGTTCACACTTTTCAATGAATAATGTTTTCCTTTTTATTTCTTCCTGAAGAAAGCAATTCTTTTCATAATATAGAAACAATATAAGATTTACACCTGTAAAAACAGCGATCAGAAAATGCTGATTCTTTCCATTCAAAGAAAACGGACTTTCAACTGCAAGACGCATCCACCCCATATTTATTCCCCACATGCAGGAAAATATCAAACCGATCCATCCATAGTTTTCTGTTTTTTTCGCTTCCCCGATCAGCAAAGAAATGCCTAAAAATAATACGGCTTCAATCATAATACAACTGCTATAAAGTGCGGCATTATACGGCATTTTTCCAAGTTCTGCACATAATGTACGAATATAGATGCCCGAAGAAAAAATACCGAATACAGTCATTGTCATATATAATTTTTGTGCAATTCCCCCGCGAAACAGAAGAAGTATAATGGCGTAAAATCCGGCCATCTTTACAAAATTCATCATGCCGCTCCCCGGCATGTGATAGCAGAAAAAATATAAAATCCCTGCCGTCCAAAACACATATCGTTTCTTCAGCCTTGTTTCCAAAATGGTTCTGCACCAGAGAAATGCCATAAAAACTTCCGCGATATTTCCGCCGGTGACAAACAGTTCTTTCATGATTCCCATGCGTCAATACTTGCCTCCCCAATAATCGAAGATCCGCTCCTCAAATGCACGGTATCTTGCCCGTGAAACCGCAAGTACCGTTCCATCCTTTAATGTAACCTCCTTTTTCGAGAAAGTCTTTATATTGTATAAATTGACCATATAACTATTGTGAATATATACAAAATCTTTCTTCTCCAGATCATTCGATATATCTTTTAATTTCTTTCTTAAAATCCATCTTCTGCTTTTTTCTTCCCTGTAATCTTCAAAATGTACTTCGCACCCGTCCCGTATAATTGAAATATAGTAAATATCTCTGAGCTTTACATGCAAATACGTTCCTTTACTCTCACATAATATACAATCATCGCTGAAAACTCTTCTGACTTCTTTCAAAATATCCGTGATTTCTTTTTCAAATTCCTCTTTTTTAAATTGTTTTAGAAGATAGCGATATGGAGCTGCTTTGAATGCTGCCGGAGTGGGTGTCCTGACTCCTGATATAAATACCAGTACCGCATTCTTATTTTCTTTCCTGATCTCATTTGCAACATCAATACCATCCAGGAATGGCATTTCCATATCTAAAATTATGAGTTCATGCTGCAAATCTGCATCTTCCAGAATGTCTTCCCCGCAATTATAAAGATAAACCTCAACGCCGCCCCCTGCCAATCGTACTATTTCGGATTTTAACCATTCCGCATACTGCATATCATCATCACAAATACCGATTCTTAACATACCCTGTCCTCAATCCACCCACAAGTAATCCTATTTCAGCCGTTTATACAAAAGGACTGTGCTTTGACAGGCAACTGCATGCCAACAGCACAGTCCATACATTCTCAACGATCCGATACTTTTACAGCATCTTATTCACCATATCCATCAATTCCCCGCCAAGCTTTGCAGACTTCGCCTCGGCGTCCTCAAGGGATGTTCCCTTGATTCCGTAGTAGAACTTGATCTTCGGCTCAGTGCCGGACGGGCGGATGCAGAGCCATGCGCCGTCGGTCATGTCATAGTAAAGCACGTTGGAGCTGGGGAGTCCGGTGGGCTTTACGGCGCCGGTTTCAAGATCGGTGATGGTGTCGGCCTTATAATCCCTGGCGGAAACCACCTTCCAGCCGGCAAGCTCCTTCGGCGGGTTCTTTCTGAAGTTCTCCATGATCTCCTGGATCTTTGCAAGGCCTTCAATGCCCTTTAAGCCGATGGACTTCACCGTGTCTTTATAGTAGCCGTATTTCTCATACATGGCAACCATGGCATCCCAGAGTGTCATGCCTTTTTCTTTATAATAAGCGGCAGCCTCGCAGAGCGCAGCCGTAGCGGAGATAGCATCCTTGTCGCGGGCGTAGGTGCCGATCAGGCAGCCGTAGCTCTCTTCCATACCGAACATATAGGTGCCCTTTCCTGTCTGCTCTTCCTTTAAGATCTGCTGGCCGATGTATTTAAAGCCGGTCAGAACCTCCACCAGCTCGCAGCCGTAGTGGGCTGCAACGGCGTCCACCAGGTTCGTCGTCACGATAGACTTGATAACCTGGCCGTCTTTCGGGATTTCACCCTTGGCCTGTTTCTGGCTCAGTACATAATCGCAAAGCAGGGAGCCGGACATGTTGCCCGTAAGCGGGATGTACTCGCCGGATTTCGTATCCTTTACATATACGCCGAGCCTGTCTGCATCGGGATCCGTCGCAAGGACAAGATCCGCATTCTTTTCCTTTGCAAGCTTAAGCCCCAGCGCGAACGCCTCCTCGGCCTCCGGGTTCGGGTAGCTGACCGTCGGGAAGTTGCCGTCGGGAAGCTCCTGCTCCGGCACCACATAGACGTTCTCGAAGCCAAGCTCCTTCATCACGCGCCTAGCCGGGATGTTTCCGGTTCCGTGAAGCGGCGTGTAGATGATGGTGATTTCCTTCTGCATCCGGTCGATGGCCTCCTGGTTCACCACCTGGGCCTTGACGTGTGCAATGTATTTGTCG comes from the Eubacteriaceae bacterium Marseille-Q4139 genome and includes:
- a CDS encoding nitroreductase family protein produces the protein MIREITERRSIRRFKETQVPRTMLEEIIKAGMLAPSSKNRQPWKFIVTAGSEKAKALQAMETGLLREKEVPLLPGSAMHLRGAEQTLKIMRQAPVVIFIVNPLALPLDRPLNAEDHISEICNAQSAGAAIENMSLAAVNLGLGSLWICDTYFAHEELLAWLGETGGLFAAFAVGYADEAPAARPRKALEETVVWRI
- a CDS encoding amidohydrolase; protein product: MLETIAVKAIEKNEKLLTDLAKKIWEYPEIAYNEVKACQWTAEVLKSLGFEVEVGYAGLPTAIRAVWGKGHPVIGFLGEYDALPGLSQKVSTEKDPVEYGAPGQGCGHNLLGVACLGGALGMKAELEERGMEGTVVFYGCPAEEALTGKTFMARNGAFKDLDVALAWHGGTRNEVNVGCSNGLNSAIFHFKGITAHAGGDPHNGRSALDAVELMNVGANYLREHVTSDVRIHYVIKEGGVAPNIVPDNASVWYYVRAQSREAIDDAYRRLVLVAEGAAHMTETQLEIEFLGGCYNTLDNEVLAQVAHDCMENIESPKWTKEELEFAEKLNLASPRYQKMKDAGELEGPAIHSAVSPVTHRNGYGSTDVGDVEHIVPGIMVNTATCNLAAPGHSWQITSCAGMGIGEKGMLYGAKVLAATAVRLAEEPELVKKAKEEFDANMKGKTYNCPIPKEVPIPQPQK
- a CDS encoding glutathione ABC transporter substrate-binding protein; its protein translation is MRKRRTAAALFLAASMLLSACGSGVQQDNGTEAAAETAGSGTAEQTAGETAKEAAQAGDGRRDIIAANSSDIQSMDPAAGVDSPSAILNKHIYNGLTKIDENKEVVGDLAESFEMVDDVTYKFKLREGVKFHNGEELKASDVKFTLERCKTMPKAMSNASAIDHVTVEGDYDLTVHLNKPYPSLLYILNDTSMKILSEKAVTEAGESYGENPVGTGPFKFKEWVPNDHWTLERFDDYFDGPAEAASITMRIIPEGSARCIALETGEIDLTINVDPTDAVNIESNPDLMLESHPSSSVEYLALNTQKEALSDVRVRQAIAYALNRQEFVDTIVEGRGEVANSFIAKTIPGWNEELEPYPQDVEKAKELLAEAGYGDGLSLKIYVSGDVRNRSAQVVQAQLKEAGIDVDINVYEWGAFQDSINAGEHDMLILGWTNTTCDPEYSTTPLFHSKNCGIGGNRAFLQDETLDAMIDAASVQTDNEKRLQEYKDIQAYLKELCPWVPLYYKSDMVGRRADLKGFEFNQNTAIHYLGNCHYE
- a CDS encoding helix-turn-helix transcriptional regulator, with protein sequence MIGDRIKELRARNGLTQADLSRRLQISRSAVNAWEMGISVPSTQYVVELASLFRVTTDFLLDRTSEETLDISELNEGEKELLTRMLQYFSAHRYTVGLLERHGIKPEEEELEGLHAPLLSYYKGLKDLEKKGE